In Vibrio bathopelagicus, the following are encoded in one genomic region:
- a CDS encoding YcfL family protein translates to MKKWLVSVAAVIALAGCADNTAGVRVDSLTQNVFFGDNVLGSRLVVDDIRTDQIDGHTRGIVRLNSNYKGDQHILYRFYWYDDAGLEVNLKQGPWKQAIVRGFESISLSEVSVNPKATQFRVQFREQ, encoded by the coding sequence ATGAAAAAGTGGTTAGTGAGCGTAGCAGCGGTCATCGCTCTGGCTGGTTGTGCTGATAACACAGCAGGCGTAAGGGTTGATAGCCTAACTCAAAACGTATTCTTTGGTGACAACGTGCTAGGTAGTAGACTTGTAGTTGATGATATCCGAACTGATCAAATTGATGGTCACACAAGAGGCATTGTTCGTTTAAACAGTAACTATAAAGGCGATCAACATATCCTTTATCGTTTCTACTGGTACGACGATGCTGGACTTGAGGTCAACCTAAAGCAAGGCCCTTGGAAGCAAGCGATTGTTCGTGGCTTTGAAAGTATTTCGTTGTCGGAAGTGTCGGTAAACCCGAAAGCAACTCAGTTCCGAGTTCAGTTCCGAGAGCAGTAA
- a CDS encoding methyl-accepting chemotaxis protein, with protein sequence MKGSVIKRMYAGFALIIIMFAVTITIMMNSMNQIHRNFESVSETSLPLVALSNQTSVQLLSADKSFKDFLTTQNAERMAAMRSTFAESQDAFSKVLGRLEAASEDNITLVERVTQLRAMEERYFTEAAEAMTNYVAMFEAQEQVQKASRDFQRLHSELTVGMKEYVADQKSISVKVMAKSYFIKLQDAEVITSDALASSDVAFVQKAVNQNKKAVTHLNYAYRGLATQLPALKNVFDESVQKFTKDVGQKGGVLDKHNNYLQAKQALYVNIANLAVEVDQAMAVLDSFNVTAEEQLNASLADASSIYDKGLFNAIAIGIVVTVFAAAIGYHIAHSVREPLTRILGTLEGLTEGDMTQRIDIRYDNEFSRVSRHINTLADNLRNILVKLNDASDDLTKTASVNQKTSTETQAQLNSQREQTATVATAMTEMSHSVQEVANSAQSSLTMVQQVESASESGRQIMNTNISTINQLEVRLTESVGAVGELQQMSSQIGSILDVIRGIAEQTNLLALNAAIEAARAGEQGRGFAVVADEVRVLAQKTTQSTSEIETMISNLQSSSKTASNVIESCMSDMDMSVQQASSANSAMEEIQALILEISHMSTHISQAAAEQSETSGDIARNIEDINHIADASYQAMSSIAEASQNLTILANQQGDLVHQFKL encoded by the coding sequence ATGAAGGGATCTGTGATCAAGCGTATGTACGCTGGTTTCGCACTGATCATCATCATGTTCGCAGTCACGATAACCATCATGATGAACAGCATGAATCAGATACACAGAAACTTTGAGAGTGTCTCAGAAACCTCATTACCGCTTGTTGCGCTTTCAAATCAAACAAGCGTCCAATTGCTTTCTGCTGATAAGTCATTCAAAGACTTCTTAACCACACAAAACGCTGAACGTATGGCTGCAATGCGTTCAACATTTGCCGAATCACAAGACGCTTTCTCTAAAGTGTTAGGAAGATTAGAAGCCGCGAGTGAAGACAACATCACTCTCGTTGAGCGTGTTACTCAGTTAAGAGCCATGGAAGAGCGCTACTTTACTGAAGCCGCAGAAGCGATGACAAACTATGTGGCGATGTTCGAAGCACAAGAACAAGTACAAAAAGCATCGCGTGATTTCCAACGCTTACATTCTGAATTAACAGTCGGAATGAAAGAGTACGTTGCCGACCAGAAAAGCATCTCTGTAAAAGTAATGGCGAAAAGCTACTTCATCAAACTGCAAGACGCTGAGGTTATCACTTCAGATGCGCTAGCAAGCTCTGACGTTGCCTTCGTGCAAAAAGCCGTAAACCAAAATAAGAAGGCCGTCACTCATCTAAACTACGCATACCGCGGTTTAGCAACACAACTGCCTGCGCTTAAAAACGTCTTCGATGAATCGGTTCAGAAGTTCACCAAAGACGTAGGCCAGAAAGGCGGTGTACTCGACAAACACAACAACTATCTACAAGCGAAACAAGCACTGTACGTCAACATCGCAAACCTAGCCGTTGAAGTTGACCAAGCGATGGCGGTATTAGATTCATTCAACGTGACTGCTGAAGAGCAACTCAACGCATCTTTAGCTGACGCGAGCAGTATTTACGACAAAGGATTATTCAACGCGATTGCGATTGGTATTGTTGTCACCGTATTTGCAGCCGCGATTGGTTACCACATTGCACACAGTGTAAGAGAACCATTAACTCGTATTCTAGGCACATTAGAAGGCCTGACTGAAGGCGATATGACTCAGCGTATCGATATTCGTTATGACAACGAATTCAGCCGTGTGAGCCGTCACATCAACACCTTGGCCGACAATCTACGCAATATTCTGGTGAAGCTGAATGACGCTTCCGATGACTTAACTAAGACTGCAAGCGTCAACCAAAAAACTTCTACAGAAACGCAGGCTCAACTGAACAGCCAACGCGAACAAACGGCAACCGTAGCGACTGCGATGACAGAGATGTCTCATTCAGTACAAGAAGTGGCAAACAGTGCACAAAGCTCATTAACCATGGTTCAACAAGTGGAATCAGCTTCTGAATCTGGCCGTCAAATCATGAACACCAACATCAGCACCATTAACCAACTTGAGGTTCGCTTGACCGAATCTGTAGGTGCTGTAGGTGAGTTGCAACAAATGAGTAGCCAGATTGGTTCTATTCTCGATGTTATCCGTGGGATTGCCGAGCAAACTAACCTCCTCGCACTGAATGCAGCGATCGAGGCGGCACGTGCGGGTGAACAAGGTCGTGGTTTTGCTGTGGTTGCCGATGAAGTTCGAGTGCTTGCACAGAAGACGACACAATCAACGTCTGAAATCGAGACGATGATAAGTAACCTGCAATCAAGCTCGAAAACCGCAAGCAACGTGATTGAAAGTTGTATGAGCGATATGGACATGTCGGTTCAACAAGCTTCAAGTGCGAACAGTGCCATGGAAGAAATCCAAGCATTGATTCTAGAGATCAGCCACATGAGTACACACATCTCTCAAGCAGCTGCTGAGCAGAGTGAAACTTCTGGCGATATCGCGCGCAACATCGAAGACATCAACCACATCGCTGATGCAAGTTACCAAGCGATGTCATCGATTGCAGAAGCGAGCCAAAACCTAACGATTCTAGCAAATCAACAAGGTGATTTGGTTCATCAGTTCAAGCTATAG
- a CDS encoding phosphotransferase produces the protein MAIFSWSEAKLLDTSLSSLDGYFSEPPVRAQTLTGGLTNRCWKLVLADGTAYVWRPITPITKAFLISRHEEYQVLSAIERLGIAPSPIVVNEQGLLVEWIAGETLYEGLELDDLLKTLISVHLVNTARLPLQPFSFTARVDHYWLQLDAIHKTEICTKIYQEWRVAPSIPGVDLSLCHFDLGGYNLVRNIDGIKIIDWEYAALADPRLDLTLTIAVADVPVIEAVNKYCQLRGIHNVQPWLDGVEAWLPRSRMMAMLWYLLAHQLWGDESYLREAELLSHTFCR, from the coding sequence ATGGCAATTTTTTCTTGGTCTGAGGCTAAGCTTCTTGATACCAGTTTGAGTTCGTTGGATGGTTACTTTTCTGAGCCACCAGTTAGAGCGCAGACGCTGACAGGCGGTTTGACTAATCGATGTTGGAAATTGGTGTTAGCCGATGGCACTGCCTATGTTTGGCGACCAATCACACCGATTACCAAAGCGTTCCTTATCTCTCGTCATGAAGAGTATCAAGTGCTCTCTGCAATTGAGCGTCTAGGTATTGCTCCAAGTCCGATAGTGGTCAATGAGCAAGGCTTGTTGGTTGAATGGATTGCGGGTGAGACTCTTTACGAAGGCTTAGAGCTTGATGATTTGTTGAAGACGCTGATCTCGGTGCATTTGGTTAATACTGCACGATTGCCGCTCCAACCGTTCAGTTTCACAGCGCGAGTCGATCATTACTGGCTCCAACTAGATGCGATTCATAAGACTGAAATCTGCACCAAGATTTATCAAGAGTGGCGCGTGGCTCCAAGTATCCCAGGTGTTGATCTGTCTTTGTGTCATTTTGATTTAGGTGGTTATAACCTAGTGAGAAATATCGATGGGATTAAAATTATTGATTGGGAATATGCAGCGTTAGCAGATCCAAGGCTCGACTTGACCTTAACGATTGCGGTTGCTGATGTGCCAGTTATCGAAGCGGTCAATAAGTACTGCCAGCTAAGAGGGATTCATAATGTTCAGCCCTGGCTTGATGGCGTAGAGGCTTGGTTGCCGCGAAGTCGAATGATGGCCATGTTGTGGTATTTACTGGCACATCAACTCTGGGGCGATGAAAGTTATCTGCGCGAAGCTGAGTTATTGAGTCACACTTTCTGTCGCTAG
- a CDS encoding COG3014 family protein, translated as MKQQLRFASIALLSALTAGCASMSAGSLFSHYSAQNKDIYQAVKSGDYSEAQQELPDYVAGDILDNFERGRINLLDQKYPESKSSFELADQAVKDQQNKAVISISDSATSVGALAVNDNITEYVPPDYELGFLHLYLGLNYLKKNDLEGAVIEMRRANQVQEQAKKQREAELESAANDAKKQGLSANVGSILANYPDAGKKLQSVQNAYLMFLSGLLYEASNDLNSAYVDYRRALAVMPENQEIIDRTMATAARLGMRQDLATLEKRYKQSSKIGNGQGRVIVLQEQSAVQAMDSWRLDLPIYDSRDQGAIYSLALPYYPSQNVERFSALRISGQPLQEHLITDVNAMAQNDLSERMTSIVIRQALRVVAKDRIRKEATQGNDVGNILFNVWNTFTEQPDTRSWQSLPAEIKTSTFVANSGQYTLEAGARTYDFDIREGQTTLVWISRQGNNATMWHKQLGRL; from the coding sequence GTGAAGCAACAGTTAAGATTCGCTTCCATTGCCCTGTTATCGGCGTTGACCGCGGGTTGTGCGAGTATGTCTGCAGGCAGCCTGTTCAGTCATTACAGCGCGCAAAACAAAGATATCTATCAAGCAGTAAAATCTGGGGATTATTCAGAGGCTCAACAAGAGTTACCAGATTACGTAGCAGGCGACATCCTTGATAACTTTGAAAGAGGCAGAATTAATCTGCTGGATCAAAAGTACCCTGAGAGTAAGTCTTCGTTTGAATTGGCTGATCAGGCAGTAAAAGATCAACAAAACAAAGCTGTGATCTCTATTTCAGACAGTGCAACCAGTGTGGGTGCGTTGGCTGTGAATGATAATATTACCGAGTATGTGCCGCCTGATTACGAGTTAGGCTTTCTTCATCTTTATCTCGGTTTAAATTATCTCAAGAAGAACGATTTAGAAGGTGCGGTGATCGAAATGCGTCGCGCTAACCAAGTTCAAGAACAAGCAAAGAAGCAACGTGAAGCTGAATTAGAAAGTGCAGCCAACGATGCGAAGAAGCAGGGTTTGTCTGCCAATGTAGGTAGTATCCTCGCGAATTACCCAGACGCGGGTAAAAAGCTGCAGTCAGTACAGAACGCGTATCTGATGTTTTTATCGGGTCTGCTTTATGAAGCTTCAAACGATCTGAACAGCGCCTATGTAGACTATCGACGTGCTTTGGCTGTGATGCCAGAGAACCAAGAAATTATTGATAGAACGATGGCAACAGCCGCTCGTTTAGGAATGCGACAAGATTTAGCGACACTTGAAAAACGCTACAAACAATCTTCTAAGATTGGCAACGGTCAAGGTCGCGTGATTGTGCTTCAAGAGCAGAGCGCTGTTCAAGCTATGGACAGTTGGCGTTTAGATTTACCTATTTATGACAGTCGCGATCAAGGTGCAATATATTCTCTGGCGCTGCCATATTACCCGAGTCAAAACGTAGAGCGTTTTTCTGCCTTACGAATCAGTGGACAACCGTTACAAGAACATTTGATCACGGATGTAAACGCGATGGCTCAAAACGATTTATCTGAGCGCATGACGAGTATTGTTATTCGCCAAGCACTGCGTGTAGTCGCGAAAGATCGTATTCGTAAAGAAGCGACCCAAGGCAACGATGTCGGTAACATTCTGTTCAATGTTTGGAATACCTTTACGGAGCAACCAGACACGCGCAGCTGGCAATCTTTACCTGCAGAGATCAAGACCAGCACGTTTGTAGCAAATAGCGGTCAATATACGCTAGAAGCGGGCGCTAGAACGTATGACTTTGATATTCGAGAAGGGCAGACCACCTTGGTTTGGATTTCTCGACAAGGCAATAACGCAACAATGTGGCATAAACAGCTAGGGAGGCTGTAA
- a CDS encoding GNAT family N-acetyltransferase, whose product MSPDFQINTQRLSLKIIEATDAPEFSRLIQTSPSLFPWVDWCHDAFSIVEAEKFILATRLNWVKADAFGFGIFERHSNQLVGMVAINELYHTFNMASLGYWVGDEFQRKGIAKEAMLTLFEFCFAQLKLTRLEIVCDTENLPSQRLIEKCGAERETIAKNRFIFNGKPKDGVVYSVLPPTS is encoded by the coding sequence ATGAGCCCTGACTTTCAGATAAATACTCAACGCCTCAGCCTCAAAATTATTGAAGCTACAGACGCTCCAGAGTTCTCTCGGTTGATCCAAACATCCCCTAGCTTATTTCCCTGGGTAGACTGGTGCCACGATGCGTTCTCTATTGTAGAAGCCGAGAAATTCATTCTGGCTACCCGCTTAAATTGGGTAAAAGCAGACGCATTTGGGTTTGGTATTTTTGAACGCCACAGTAATCAGCTGGTTGGAATGGTGGCAATCAATGAGCTTTACCATACCTTCAATATGGCAAGTTTAGGCTATTGGGTAGGCGACGAATTTCAACGAAAGGGGATCGCGAAAGAAGCGATGTTGACCTTGTTTGAATTCTGCTTTGCCCAACTCAAACTAACGCGTTTAGAGATTGTTTGCGATACAGAAAACCTACCAAGCCAAAGGCTGATAGAGAAGTGTGGCGCAGAGCGGGAAACCATTGCTAAGAACCGCTTTATCTTTAACGGCAAACCAAAAGACGGCGTGGTTTATTCCGTGTTACCTCCAACCTCTTAA
- the ycfP gene encoding alpha/beta hydrolase YcfP, whose amino-acid sequence MIIYLHGFDSTSPGNHEKILQLQFIDDDVRFINYSTLHPKHDMQHLLKEVHKVIEQSDDPHPIICGVGLGGFWSERIGFLCGIKQVVFNPNLQPENNMVGRIDRPEEYEDIATKCVAQYRMKNKGRCLVVLSREDEIHDNTRTEAELGDYYEVIWDEKESHKFKKISQHLQAMKAFKNA is encoded by the coding sequence ATGATTATTTATCTACATGGCTTCGACTCAACTAGCCCGGGCAATCACGAAAAAATACTGCAGTTGCAATTCATTGATGATGACGTTCGTTTCATCAACTACAGTACTTTGCACCCAAAGCACGATATGCAGCATCTTCTTAAAGAAGTGCATAAAGTGATAGAACAATCTGATGATCCACATCCCATTATCTGTGGTGTTGGTTTAGGGGGTTTTTGGTCAGAGCGTATTGGTTTCTTATGTGGGATTAAGCAGGTGGTTTTCAACCCGAACCTGCAACCAGAGAACAATATGGTGGGTCGAATTGACCGTCCTGAAGAGTATGAAGATATTGCGACTAAGTGTGTCGCTCAGTATCGTATGAAAAACAAGGGACGCTGTTTGGTTGTGTTGTCTCGTGAAGATGAAATTCACGACAATACGCGAACGGAAGCTGAGCTTGGGGATTACTATGAGGTAATCTGGGATGAAAAAGAGAGTCATAAGTTTAAAAAGATCTCTCAACACCTTCAAGCAATGAAAGCGTTTAAAAACGCCTAA
- the hinT gene encoding purine nucleoside phosphoramidase: protein MAEETIFSKIINKEIPADLLYQDDLVTAFRDINPRAPSHILIIPNKLIPTTNDVEVEDEAMMGRMFTVARKLAKEEGIAEDGYRLIVNCNSHGGQEVYHIHMHLVGGRPLGPLLMS, encoded by the coding sequence ATGGCTGAAGAAACCATCTTTAGTAAGATCATTAATAAAGAAATTCCTGCTGATCTGCTATACCAAGACGACTTAGTAACGGCATTCCGTGATATTAACCCTCGCGCGCCAAGCCATATCCTAATCATCCCAAACAAGCTGATTCCAACAACCAACGATGTTGAAGTCGAAGATGAAGCGATGATGGGACGTATGTTTACTGTTGCTCGCAAGTTAGCAAAAGAAGAAGGCATCGCAGAAGATGGCTACCGTCTTATCGTGAACTGTAATTCTCACGGTGGCCAAGAGGTTTACCATATTCACATGCACCTAGTTGGTGGCCGTCCGCTTGGCCCTCTTTTAATGAGCTAA
- a CDS encoding peptidoglycan binding protein CsiV → MKRLIPLLLLFVSLPSLAQRQFDIEVIIFKRAVDAEKVNESWPNTQPKISLERVGSFQDTQYRSKKGVQMLPYSEYKLTPQKDKLRKHAGFEVLMHTAWRQGDQGKSSAPVFHIQAGKDFSKDFNADGSEKGAITAGTADGFKEETIDKPLYELDGKLQIYVQHYLYAETTLDLKAPSVREVTLKEQPIELDTPVSGAESNVQVGNLTEISPTVQVEEFLKSYRMDQKRRMRSTETHYLDHPLLGMVIQVRRVAQ, encoded by the coding sequence ATGAAAAGACTGATCCCACTGCTACTATTGTTCGTCTCACTGCCAAGTTTGGCTCAGAGACAATTTGATATAGAAGTGATCATTTTCAAGCGCGCAGTTGATGCAGAAAAAGTCAACGAGTCTTGGCCGAACACTCAGCCGAAGATTTCACTTGAGCGCGTTGGTTCATTTCAAGATACCCAATACCGCTCAAAGAAAGGCGTACAAATGCTGCCTTACTCAGAGTACAAGTTAACGCCTCAGAAAGACAAACTGCGTAAGCACGCTGGCTTTGAAGTTCTGATGCATACCGCTTGGCGTCAAGGCGACCAAGGTAAGAGCTCGGCACCTGTTTTCCATATTCAAGCAGGTAAAGACTTCTCTAAAGATTTCAATGCAGACGGCTCTGAAAAAGGTGCTATCACCGCAGGCACTGCAGATGGGTTCAAAGAAGAGACAATTGATAAGCCACTATACGAACTAGACGGTAAACTACAGATCTATGTGCAGCATTACCTATACGCTGAAACCACGCTAGATTTAAAAGCGCCAAGCGTTCGTGAAGTAACTCTGAAAGAACAGCCTATTGAGTTAGACACACCAGTAAGTGGCGCAGAGAGCAACGTTCAAGTGGGCAACTTAACTGAGATCTCCCCGACAGTACAGGTAGAAGAGTTCCTTAAGAGCTACCGCATGGATCAAAAGCGTCGTATGCGTAGTACAGAAACTCACTACCTTGATCACCCGCTTCTAGGCATGGTGATTCAAGTTCGACGTGTAGCGCAGTAA
- a CDS encoding DUF1887 family protein: MAVHVGIIDQDPIRLITPLLDNRTISTHIVFIGDKNQVSMYQRLDSVLQKRDITSEFFEIPTLVNTSAIKASIQTLAEDLKARGEEVKLNASCGLRHRLLSVYEVFRTYHWPIFVVEPNSDKLCWLYPSGKEDAQVQDRITIDDYLTVFGARGEFSDVQLSPQLDQKLYELGERWASNALELGPGLATLNYLATTCRKEQKLDVGLSEKQQGYRELNMLLSDLVEAKIATYQNGILTFANEDARRFSNGEWLETLVHSTVKQIQDDMPTIQDRSLNVQVYRQLGEREVRNELDVASVVNNKLHIIECKTKGMRDDGDDTLYKLESLRDLLGGLQARAMLVSFRPLRHNDITRAEDLGLALIGPDELKDLKTHLTAWFTAAGGDEDLEC, from the coding sequence ATGGCTGTTCATGTTGGCATTATCGATCAAGACCCCATTCGCTTGATCACTCCACTACTCGATAACCGAACGATCAGCACTCATATCGTGTTTATCGGCGACAAGAATCAAGTGAGTATGTACCAACGCTTAGACAGCGTTTTGCAGAAGCGCGACATTACCAGTGAGTTTTTCGAGATTCCAACCCTCGTAAATACATCTGCGATTAAAGCCTCTATCCAAACCCTTGCCGAAGACCTCAAAGCTCGTGGAGAAGAAGTGAAACTCAACGCGAGTTGTGGCCTTCGTCACCGCCTACTTTCTGTGTACGAAGTATTTCGTACTTATCATTGGCCAATCTTCGTGGTTGAACCGAACAGTGACAAGCTGTGCTGGTTATACCCAAGTGGCAAAGAAGACGCACAAGTGCAAGACCGTATTACCATCGACGACTACCTAACGGTGTTTGGTGCTCGTGGTGAATTCAGCGATGTACAGCTGTCTCCCCAACTTGACCAGAAACTGTATGAGCTGGGCGAACGTTGGGCAAGTAACGCGTTAGAGTTAGGTCCGGGCTTAGCAACATTGAACTACCTAGCAACAACCTGCCGTAAAGAACAGAAACTCGATGTCGGCTTGTCTGAGAAACAACAAGGTTACCGTGAACTCAACATGCTACTGAGTGATTTAGTTGAAGCTAAGATCGCTACGTACCAAAACGGTATTTTGACGTTTGCCAATGAAGATGCACGACGCTTCTCTAATGGTGAATGGCTTGAAACCTTAGTTCACAGCACCGTGAAGCAAATCCAAGACGATATGCCAACCATCCAAGACCGTTCTTTGAATGTTCAAGTTTATCGCCAATTGGGTGAGCGTGAGGTTCGTAATGAGCTTGATGTTGCCTCTGTAGTGAACAATAAGCTTCACATCATCGAATGTAAGACCAAAGGCATGCGTGATGATGGCGATGACACCTTGTACAAGCTGGAATCCCTGAGAGACCTGTTAGGCGGCCTACAAGCACGTGCCATGCTGGTTAGCTTCCGCCCTCTTCGTCATAATGACATCACACGAGCAGAAGACCTTGGCCTTGCGTTGATTGGCCCTGACGAATTGAAAGATCTGAAAACACACCTAACGGCATGGTTTACCGCAGCCGGTGGTGATGAAGATTTAGAGTGCTAA
- a CDS encoding NAD(P)/FAD-dependent oxidoreductase produces MTKIIVVGGGAGGLELATKLGRTLGRKKRAQITLVDRKASHLWKPLLHEVATGSLDEGVDALSYRAHAKNHYFDFQMGSLNDIDRERKVIALSELKDDHGELLMPSRELEYDILVMAIGSTSNDFNTPGVRDNCIFLDSPEQAHRFRTEMNNQFLKLHAKNGQGTVDIAIVGAGATGVELSAELHNAVKELRTYGFGDLDSSKLNVNLVEAGERILPALPPRISSAAHSELTKLGVNVRTNTMVTQADSEGLTTKDGDKIPAQIMVWAAGIKAPDFLKDIGGLETNRINQLVVKNTLQTTLDDNIFAIGDLAQCTQADGSFVPPRAQAAHQMASCAFSNIIAKLNGRDLKDYVYKDKGSLVSLSRFSTVGSLMGNLTKGSMMVEGRIARVVYISLYRMHQVALHGIIKTSLMMLVGRINRVLRPNLKLH; encoded by the coding sequence GTGACAAAAATTATCGTAGTAGGCGGTGGTGCTGGTGGTTTAGAACTAGCAACTAAGCTAGGCCGCACTTTAGGTCGTAAAAAACGTGCCCAGATTACTCTGGTTGACCGTAAAGCAAGCCACCTATGGAAACCATTACTTCATGAAGTAGCAACAGGTTCACTGGACGAAGGTGTTGATGCATTAAGCTACCGCGCACATGCAAAAAACCATTACTTCGATTTCCAAATGGGCAGTCTGAACGACATCGATCGTGAGCGTAAAGTGATTGCACTGAGCGAACTGAAAGATGATCACGGTGAATTGCTGATGCCAAGCCGTGAACTGGAATACGACATTCTAGTGATGGCAATTGGTTCAACGTCAAACGACTTCAATACTCCCGGCGTTCGTGACAACTGTATTTTCCTTGATAGCCCAGAACAAGCTCACCGTTTCCGTACGGAAATGAACAACCAGTTCTTGAAGCTTCACGCCAAAAACGGTCAAGGCACTGTTGATATCGCGATTGTTGGTGCTGGTGCGACAGGCGTAGAGCTTTCTGCTGAACTGCATAACGCCGTGAAAGAGCTTCGAACTTACGGTTTTGGTGATCTAGATTCAAGCAAGCTGAACGTTAACCTTGTTGAAGCGGGTGAGCGTATTCTTCCAGCTCTACCACCTCGTATTTCGAGTGCAGCTCACTCTGAGCTAACTAAGCTTGGTGTTAACGTGCGTACTAATACTATGGTGACTCAGGCTGATTCTGAAGGTCTAACGACTAAAGATGGCGATAAGATTCCAGCGCAAATCATGGTTTGGGCTGCGGGTATCAAAGCGCCAGATTTCCTGAAAGATATTGGTGGTCTTGAGACGAACCGTATTAACCAATTGGTTGTGAAAAACACACTGCAAACTACGCTTGATGACAACATCTTTGCCATCGGTGACTTGGCGCAATGTACACAAGCGGATGGTTCATTTGTTCCACCTCGTGCACAAGCTGCTCACCAAATGGCAAGCTGCGCATTCAGCAACATCATTGCTAAATTGAATGGCCGTGACCTGAAAGATTATGTCTACAAAGACAAAGGCTCGCTTGTTTCACTCAGCCGTTTCTCTACGGTAGGTAGCTTGATGGGTAACTTGACTAAAGGCTCAATGATGGTCGAAGGTCGTATTGCTCGCGTGGTTTACATCTCTTTGTATCGTATGCATCAAGTTGCGCTGCACGGCATCATCAAAACGTCGTTAATGATGTTGGTAGGTCGAATCAACCGTGTGTTACGTCCAAATTTAAAGCTGCACTAA
- the lpoB gene encoding penicillin-binding protein activator LpoB — protein MKKSVIALLGLAVILGGCSNKVSYGDAQAVETTTIDFGSTDLQTIAGEMVDSMMASGSVSYITREQRPIVFVERIKNKTSEHIDTESITDTISTKMLNSGKFRFVDMDRVESVRDQLNFQNNDELVNQSSAIQFGKMVGAQYMLYGNLSSIVKKDGSDEDVYYKMTMRLMDLESGLIEWADETEIRKQQSKSLLGL, from the coding sequence ATGAAAAAGAGTGTCATTGCGCTACTAGGTTTAGCGGTTATTTTAGGCGGTTGTTCAAACAAGGTAAGCTACGGTGATGCACAAGCAGTAGAAACCACAACAATCGATTTCGGTTCAACAGATCTTCAAACGATTGCTGGCGAAATGGTCGATAGTATGATGGCTTCTGGTTCTGTTTCTTACATCACACGTGAGCAGCGTCCAATCGTATTCGTAGAACGCATCAAGAACAAAACCAGTGAGCACATCGATACTGAGTCAATCACTGACACCATCAGTACTAAAATGCTGAACTCTGGTAAGTTCCGTTTCGTTGATATGGACCGTGTAGAGTCTGTTCGTGACCAATTGAACTTCCAAAACAATGATGAGCTAGTAAATCAAAGTTCAGCAATCCAGTTCGGTAAAATGGTCGGTGCTCAGTACATGTTGTACGGCAACCTATCAAGCATCGTGAAGAAAGACGGTAGCGATGAAGACGTATACTACAAAATGACCATGCGTCTAATGGATCTTGAGTCTGGCTTAATTGAATGGGCAGATGAGACTGAAATCCGTAAGCAACAATCTAAGAGCCTACTGGGTCTTTAA